From a single Terriglobales bacterium genomic region:
- a CDS encoding branched-chain amino acid ABC transporter permease, with product MDWLYPFLQAVLNGILTGALYALIAMGMALIFGVMRIVNFAHGAFLMLGMYATWVIFEYGHVNPYFGFLAAGALLFAIGMAVYAGLVRHVPVQAEFMIILLTLGVSLISVDTVLLVFGADYHQLNFALLGKNFRMGQISLNAPWLISFAIALLAAFALYFFVMRTMFGRAARAIAQNPYSAPLMGINIHRVQAVTFGIGAAAAGIAGGLLLPVFYLYPDVGHLFNLKSFLMVVMGGMGSIEGAAAAGLVLGVVESLTSLYWGNEWALVVDFVLFILVLSFKPSGIFGSQRA from the coding sequence GTGGACTGGCTCTATCCTTTCCTGCAAGCGGTCCTGAACGGAATCCTGACGGGAGCGCTGTACGCGCTCATCGCGATGGGGATGGCGCTGATTTTTGGCGTCATGCGCATCGTCAACTTTGCCCACGGCGCCTTTCTCATGCTCGGCATGTACGCCACCTGGGTGATCTTTGAGTACGGCCACGTCAACCCATATTTCGGATTCCTCGCCGCCGGCGCGCTGCTGTTCGCCATTGGCATGGCTGTCTATGCCGGTCTGGTGAGGCATGTCCCGGTCCAGGCCGAGTTCATGATCATCCTGCTTACTTTGGGGGTGTCGCTAATCTCGGTGGATACCGTCCTGCTGGTCTTCGGCGCCGATTACCACCAGTTGAATTTCGCCCTGCTCGGCAAGAATTTCCGCATGGGACAGATCTCGCTCAACGCTCCCTGGCTGATCTCGTTCGCCATCGCGCTACTGGCCGCGTTCGCCCTCTATTTTTTCGTCATGCGCACGATGTTTGGCCGCGCCGCCAGGGCCATCGCGCAGAACCCTTATTCCGCGCCCCTGATGGGAATCAACATTCATCGTGTGCAGGCTGTCACTTTCGGCATCGGCGCTGCCGCCGCCGGCATCGCCGGGGGACTCCTGTTGCCGGTGTTCTACCTGTATCCCGATGTCGGGCATCTCTTCAATTTGAAATCATTTCTCATGGTTGTCATGGGCGGGATGGGATCGATCGAAGGCGCCGCCGCCGCCGGGCTGGTGCTCGGGGTTGTCGAAAGCCTCACCAGCTTGTATTGGGGCAATGAGTGGGCGCTGGTGGTGGATTTCGTGCTCTTTATTCTCGTGCTCTCCTTCAAACCGAGTGGGATTTTTGGGAGCCAGCGCGCATGA
- a CDS encoding ABC transporter substrate-binding protein, which produces MRPRASAVLIVVAVLSLAVLIGCQNKGAGNTIKIGVITSLTGSQAAFGQAHKNGYAIALEEINAKGGVNGKKIELDFYDDQSKPDQAVQGVNKLVDQDHVPIIIGSYSSESTRAIVPVVTAKQVPLLIPTAVADNIMQTGSQWIFRLCAGSGDYAKSTLDFLKNNGNPKTLAIVYENTNFGQANFNSMNALATAAGMNVVDTEAYQASSPDYKSLLQRVKGKNPEAVYLASYLLDATTLMRQSETVNLNPKYYTSAGTGFAIAEFPTDKGAGKYANYTYSVSQWLPTAKWAGSKEFDDKFFQLTKTHPSFHALQAYVALIVAVEAMKKNMTSPAAIRDQIRAIDIPMTPFGPIKFDAKGQNAHPALVTQIQNQQYKVVWPPDAAEAKPIYPTPTWAERKKKGEL; this is translated from the coding sequence ATGCGCCCCAGAGCCTCTGCTGTGCTCATCGTGGTCGCAGTGTTGAGCCTTGCAGTCCTGATCGGCTGCCAAAATAAAGGCGCCGGCAATACCATCAAGATCGGCGTCATCACTTCGCTCACCGGAAGCCAGGCGGCATTCGGCCAGGCCCACAAGAACGGCTACGCCATCGCGCTGGAGGAGATCAACGCCAAGGGCGGCGTCAACGGCAAGAAGATTGAACTCGACTTTTATGACGATCAAAGCAAGCCGGATCAGGCGGTGCAAGGCGTGAACAAGCTCGTAGACCAGGACCACGTTCCCATCATTATCGGCTCCTATTCTTCCGAGAGCACGCGCGCCATCGTGCCGGTCGTTACCGCCAAGCAGGTCCCCCTCCTCATTCCCACCGCCGTCGCCGACAACATCATGCAAACCGGCTCACAATGGATCTTCCGTCTTTGCGCCGGATCCGGCGACTACGCCAAGTCCACCCTGGATTTTCTGAAGAATAATGGCAATCCTAAGACGCTTGCCATCGTTTACGAGAACACCAACTTCGGGCAGGCAAACTTCAACTCCATGAATGCCCTAGCCACCGCGGCCGGAATGAACGTGGTGGACACGGAGGCCTACCAGGCCAGTTCTCCCGATTACAAGTCGCTGCTCCAGCGTGTGAAGGGTAAGAACCCGGAAGCGGTCTACCTCGCGTCGTACTTGCTGGACGCGACCACGCTCATGCGCCAATCCGAAACCGTGAATCTGAACCCAAAGTATTACACTTCGGCCGGCACCGGCTTCGCCATCGCGGAATTCCCCACCGACAAGGGCGCGGGCAAGTACGCCAACTACACCTACTCCGTGTCCCAGTGGCTGCCGACCGCGAAGTGGGCAGGCTCCAAGGAATTCGACGACAAGTTTTTCCAGCTCACCAAGACTCACCCCTCATTCCACGCTCTGCAAGCTTATGTCGCCCTCATTGTCGCGGTGGAAGCGATGAAGAAGAACATGACCTCGCCGGCGGCGATCCGCGACCAGATTCGTGCCATCGATATTCCCATGACGCCTTTCGGTCCCATTAAGTTCGATGCCAAGGGTCAAAACGCCCACCCGGCTTTGGTGACGCAAATCCAGAATCAGCAATACAAGGTCGTGTGGCCGCCGGATGCCGCCGAAGCCAAGCCGATTTATCCCACGCCGACCTGGGCGGAGCGGAAGAAAAAGGGAGAACTCTAA
- a CDS encoding branched-chain amino acid ABC transporter permease: MKRPQVLIGAAIFLIALVIPVFVRNDYFLQVIFRLFLFATLGLAWNLVGGYAGQLSLGHAAFFGIGAYGLALLSKGASPWLAILGGVVASMVAAVIIGSVSFRLRGPYFCLATIAFAEVVRLIAKNLPNVTGGDVGTPVPSLFPQNTMMSFYYACVVLTIAAFAINAWVERSRFGYYLMAIREDEDTALSVGVNTARVKLWSLLLSAAISAVAGALYASLFLFIVPDPVLGIELSVEISILPMLGGAGTLLGPVVGSLVLETANEVFKNIFKEAHLLIYGILVVLVVLFLPEGIVGTLMRKLRWFKAAPPPAFAATPPPGPAEESRRVPLPQPE, encoded by the coding sequence ATGAAGCGCCCCCAGGTACTCATCGGTGCTGCAATTTTTCTAATCGCCCTCGTGATTCCTGTATTCGTCCGCAATGATTATTTTCTGCAAGTCATTTTCCGGCTGTTTCTTTTCGCGACCCTGGGACTGGCCTGGAACCTGGTCGGCGGTTACGCTGGGCAGTTATCGCTGGGGCACGCTGCCTTCTTCGGCATCGGCGCCTATGGCCTGGCGCTGTTAAGTAAAGGTGCTTCCCCGTGGCTGGCGATCCTGGGGGGCGTTGTGGCGTCCATGGTCGCTGCCGTCATTATCGGCAGCGTGTCATTTCGCTTGCGCGGACCTTACTTCTGCCTCGCCACCATCGCCTTTGCCGAAGTGGTCAGGCTGATCGCCAAGAACTTGCCGAATGTCACCGGCGGTGACGTGGGAACACCGGTGCCCTCTCTGTTCCCGCAGAACACGATGATGTCTTTCTATTACGCGTGCGTGGTGCTGACCATCGCCGCCTTTGCCATCAATGCCTGGGTGGAGCGCTCGCGCTTTGGGTATTACCTGATGGCCATCCGCGAAGACGAGGACACCGCCCTCTCCGTCGGCGTCAACACAGCGCGTGTGAAGTTGTGGTCGCTGCTGCTGAGCGCGGCTATCTCGGCGGTCGCCGGCGCGCTCTACGCCAGCCTGTTTCTTTTTATCGTTCCCGATCCTGTTCTCGGGATCGAGCTCTCGGTTGAAATCTCGATTCTGCCCATGCTCGGGGGCGCCGGGACGCTGCTCGGGCCTGTGGTCGGGTCGCTCGTCCTGGAAACCGCCAACGAAGTGTTTAAGAACATCTTCAAGGAAGCGCACCTGCTGATTTACGGAATTCTGGTTGTGCTGGTGGTGCTGTTTCTTCCGGAAGGAATTGTTGGAACACTCATGCGCAAGTTGCGCTGGTTTAAAGCTGCGCCCCCTCCGGCTTTTGCTGCGACGCCACCTCCAGGTCCGGCGGAAGAGAGCAGGCGCGTACCGCTTCCGCAGCCGGAATGA